A region of the Longimicrobiales bacterium genome:
GGATCCCGAGCTTCGGTTCGCGATCCGCGAGGGTGGACGCACGGTCGGCGCCGGTGTTGTAACTGAAATCCTTGAGTAGTTGAGATCCGGGGGGCAATTCCCTTGACTTCTTTTGTGCGACGCGGCACCAGCCGAATGTTGCTTAGAGGGGTTCCAGGGACTGAACCCCGGGCTACCAGCGCGGACGCGGGCACAGTGCCTGATCCACGCGACAGGTGAGAAAACGAATGTCAGACAGAATCAGAATTCGACTTAAGGCGTTCGACCACTGGGTGGTCGATCAGACGGCGGCGGACATCGTCCGTACCGCGCAGAAGACGGGGGCGTCTGTACGTGGACCGATCCCGCTTCCGACGCGGCGCGAGCGTTGGACTGTTCTCCGTGGGCCACATATCGACAAGAAGAGCCGTGAACAGTTCGAGTTGCGCACTCACAAGCGACTCATCGATATCGTGGATAGCCGCCCCCAGACGATCGACGCGTTGACCAAGCTGGATCTGCCAGCCGGTGTCGACGTTGAGATCAAAGTCGACTGATGGCCGGGTTGATCGGAAAAAAGGTCGGGATGACCCGAATCTTCAATGATGCGGGGGTGCAGATCCCCGTTACCGTCATTGAGGCCGGGCCGTGCCCTGTCGTTAGCGTGCGTTCGCAGGACCAGGATGGCTACCAAGCTGTTCAGCTCGGGTACGGTGCGCAAAAAGAAAAGCGCACTAGTGGTGCGGAGATGGGGCATGCGGCTAAGGCCGGCCTCGAGGCCGCCCCGCGCCTGATGCGAGAGTTCCGCACGGAAAACGGCGATGATTATGTAGTGGGCCAGGAGCTCACTGTCGAATTGTTTGAGGCCGGGGACCGGATTAAGGTCACAGGTCGCTCCAAGGGTAAAGGATTCCAGGGTGTGGTTAAGCGCTATGGATTCGCGGGTCGGCCGGCATCACACGGTCACCCGATGTCCCGTACCCCGGGTTCGCTCGGGCCGGGAACAGATCCCTCTCGCGTCATCAAGGGCAAGAAAATGCCTGGACGCATGGGCGGGGAACGCACGACAATCCGGAATTTGCAGATCGTCCGCGTCGATGGCGCGCGCAATCTGTTGTTCGTGAAGGGCGGTGTTCCGGGCGCCCGTGACAGTTACGTCCTGATCTCGAAGTAAGGCCAATGTTTAAGGCACGCACCTACAAAGCCGACGGCAAGAAGGGGAAGGCGCAGTCTTTGCCTGACTCCATCTTCGACGGCGTCGTGAATGAGGGGGCCATGCACCAAGTGGTGAAGGTCTACCTTTCTAACCAACGCCAAGGCACATCGGCTGCGAAAACCCGCTCTGAGGTTCGGGGTGGGAGTCGCAAGCCATGGCGCCAGAAGGGCACCGGTCGGGCCCGTGCGGGAACGACTCGTGCCTCGCAGTGGGTAGGCGGTGGTGTTGCGTTCCCGCCCATCCCCCACTCGTGGCGGAAGGGACTCCCCAAGAAATTGCGGAACCTGGCTCGTCGTTCGGCCCTCAACGATCGCGCCGAGCACGATCGCGTAGTCGTCGCAGAGCTTCCCTCCATGGACGCTCCGAAGACCCAGGCATTGCTCGGTTTCGTCGGCGCGCTCGCACTGGAGGGGAAGACGCTGATTCTTACGAACGGTAAGAACGACAATATCTATTTGTCGTCGCGGAACCTGGACAAGGTTTCGGTTCTGCGCTTTGGCGACGAATCGGTGTACGACGTTCTGTGGGCTAACACAGTGGTCATCGAGAAGGGCTCATTCGCCGCCGTGGCACCCGCGGAGGAGGAGGTGGCTGCAAAGCCCGAGGCCGAGAAAAAGGTCGCTCCCAAGAAGAAGGCCGCTCCGAAGAAGGATGCCGCCCTGAAGAAGGATGCCGCCCCGAAGAAGAAGGCCGCCCTGAAGAAGGATGCCGCCCCGAAGAAG
Encoded here:
- the rplC gene encoding 50S ribosomal protein L3; protein product: MAGLIGKKVGMTRIFNDAGVQIPVTVIEAGPCPVVSVRSQDQDGYQAVQLGYGAQKEKRTSGAEMGHAAKAGLEAAPRLMREFRTENGDDYVVGQELTVELFEAGDRIKVTGRSKGKGFQGVVKRYGFAGRPASHGHPMSRTPGSLGPGTDPSRVIKGKKMPGRMGGERTTIRNLQIVRVDGARNLLFVKGGVPGARDSYVLISK
- the rplD gene encoding 50S ribosomal protein L4, with product MFKARTYKADGKKGKAQSLPDSIFDGVVNEGAMHQVVKVYLSNQRQGTSAAKTRSEVRGGSRKPWRQKGTGRARAGTTRASQWVGGGVAFPPIPHSWRKGLPKKLRNLARRSALNDRAEHDRVVVAELPSMDAPKTQALLGFVGALALEGKTLILTNGKNDNIYLSSRNLDKVSVLRFGDESVYDVLWANTVVIEKGSFAAVAPAEEEVAAKPEAEKKVAPKKKAAPKKDAALKKDAAPKKKAALKKDAAPKK
- the rpsJ gene encoding 30S ribosomal protein S10, coding for MSDRIRIRLKAFDHWVVDQTAADIVRTAQKTGASVRGPIPLPTRRERWTVLRGPHIDKKSREQFELRTHKRLIDIVDSRPQTIDALTKLDLPAGVDVEIKVD